A part of Streptomyces sp. NBC_01235 genomic DNA contains:
- a CDS encoding bifunctional riboflavin kinase/FAD synthetase, with product MQRWRGLEDIPEDWGRSVVTIGSYDGVHRGHQLIIRHAVERARELGVPSVVVTFDPHPSEVVRPGSHPPLLAPHHRRAELMAELGVDALLILPFTTEFSKLSPADFVVKVLVDRLHSKAVVEGPNFRFGHRAAGNVEFLAEQGKVYDFEVEVVDLVLCGEAGGGQPFSSTLTRRLVAEGDVEGAAEILGRPHRVEGVVVRGAQRGRELGFPTANVETLLHTAIPADGVYAGWLHVNGEAMPAAISVGTNPQFDGTERTVEAYAIDRVGLDLYGLHVAVDFLAFVRGQAKFESLEGLLEQMAEDVKRCRGLVAAAQ from the coding sequence GTGCAGCGCTGGCGTGGCTTGGAGGACATCCCCGAGGACTGGGGACGCAGCGTCGTCACCATCGGTTCTTACGACGGGGTCCACCGCGGGCACCAGCTGATCATTCGCCACGCCGTGGAGCGCGCCCGTGAACTGGGCGTTCCCTCCGTCGTCGTCACCTTCGACCCGCACCCCAGCGAGGTCGTCCGCCCCGGCAGCCACCCGCCGCTGCTCGCCCCGCACCACCGTCGCGCCGAGCTGATGGCGGAGCTTGGCGTGGACGCGCTGCTGATCCTCCCCTTCACGACGGAGTTCTCGAAGCTGTCGCCGGCTGACTTCGTGGTCAAGGTCCTGGTCGACAGGCTGCACTCCAAGGCGGTCGTCGAGGGCCCGAACTTCCGCTTCGGCCACAGGGCGGCGGGCAACGTCGAGTTCCTCGCCGAGCAGGGCAAGGTCTACGACTTCGAGGTCGAGGTCGTCGACCTGGTGCTGTGCGGTGAGGCGGGCGGCGGTCAGCCGTTCTCCTCGACGCTGACCCGGCGACTGGTCGCCGAGGGCGACGTCGAGGGCGCGGCGGAGATCCTCGGCCGCCCGCACCGGGTGGAGGGCGTCGTGGTGCGCGGGGCCCAGCGGGGGCGCGAACTCGGCTTCCCGACCGCCAACGTCGAGACACTGCTGCACACCGCGATCCCGGCGGACGGGGTCTACGCGGGCTGGCTGCACGTGAACGGCGAGGCGATGCCGGCCGCGATCTCCGTCGGCACCAACCCGCAGTTCGACGGCACCGAGCGCACGGTGGAGGCGTACGCCATCGACCGCGTCGGCCTCGACCTCTACGGTCTGCACGTCGCCGTCGACTTCCTCGCCTTCGTGCGCGGACAGGCGAAGTTCGAGTCGCTGGAGGGCCTGCTGGAGCAGATGGCGGAGGACGTGAAGCGCTGCCGGGGGCTGGTGGCGGCGGCGCAGTAG
- a CDS encoding SCO5717 family growth-regulating ATPase, whose protein sequence is MSSDRDGIRGGWATPGDDQPDAESSIEATGEFTIDYAPPAWYTQNAGGGAAQGAGAGAGASGPGAPVPPPAPAAPPVQSAPGMPGASEVPGASEVPGASEVPVTPAAPVAPAAAVVPVAPAAPPAPGVPVGPPAPAVQAAPAVPAVPPVPGSDSVPHLPAGSGFEPQPQPQQQQSKAQWGAPGASSGAEEGSFDNGDLESGATMRFSPAALKREIAENAAAVQAEPEVPVQPADEAAEAASAAPEAPLPAEGVETAAGSDGSDGSEAGESATDADADADADGAADEGGTAPEPEGGEAVSEAAVSNETAVPDTDAVPDSAPAPAPASVPAPVPAAVPEGTAVDAPSDAVPVDTDEPQNGMPQDAVPAAPPAWTPPPAPPSELPPLPPSYQPAAPSPAAEWPAQPQSADAAAPAPAPQPPVLPQATPPAADGWNPPAPAVPQPPVAAPAPAAQQPPAPQPGYGFPHPGDTPAPTPPATPGGYGFPQQHAAPAAPPATPNTQPPPTPSAPQPPAAPHSPGGYGFPQPPADAHAPGGYGFPQPPTDPHAPGGYGFPQPGGAAAPTPPATPGGYGFPQQHAAPAAPPATPNAQPHPAPSAPQPPTDPHAPGGYGFPQPPAPNTPGGYGFPQPGAEPAPIPPATASNYGVPQPPAPQPQAQPPQSRHAPGAPQAPQVPQGHPGFPHSGIPQQVDGQAPATAPQGFPGQFPQPQPAPHAPQEHAPAPDAAQVPQVPQVPQVPQVPQVPQVPQVPQVPQVPQQPVDPRAGAAWPQPIQHDQRQPVNPGAAPLGYTAAVELSSDRLLNNKKQKAKSGRPAAGSSRFKLGGKKEEAERQRKLELIRTPVLSCYRIAVISLKGGVGKTTTTTALGSTLATERQDKILAIDANPDAGTLGRRVRRETGATIRDLVQAIPYLNSYMDIRRFTSQAPSGLEIIANDVDPAVSTTFNDEDYRRAIDVLGNQYPIILTDSGTGLLYSAMRGVLDLADQLIIISTPSVDGASSASTTLDWLSAHGYAELVSRSITVISGVRETGKMIKVDDIVSHFETRCRGVVVVPFDEHLAAGAEVDLDMMRPKVREAYFNLTAMVAEDFIRHQQRQGLWTSDGNPPPVAAPPMPGQQMPGQQVPGQQVPGQPYPQQPQAPQPGQPYPPQGQQPPAQPYPQQPGQPYPQQPQQPQQPHPGYPAAPPAGYGYPQHPQAPHPQAPQPGQPPQQ, encoded by the coding sequence GAGGTGCCGGGGGCGTCGGAGGTGCCGGGGGCGTCGGAGGTGCCAGTCACTCCAGCCGCTCCGGTCGCTCCGGCCGCGGCAGTTGTGCCGGTCGCTCCGGCCGCGCCGCCTGCGCCGGGCGTGCCGGTCGGTCCGCCCGCTCCGGCGGTTCAGGCTGCTCCGGCGGTTCCCGCCGTGCCTCCCGTGCCGGGGTCGGACTCCGTGCCCCACCTTCCGGCGGGCAGTGGGTTCGAGCCTCAGCCTCAGCCTCAACAGCAGCAGTCCAAGGCGCAGTGGGGGGCGCCGGGAGCTTCCTCGGGTGCCGAGGAGGGCAGTTTCGACAACGGGGACCTGGAGAGCGGTGCCACCATGCGCTTCTCCCCGGCCGCCCTCAAGCGGGAGATCGCGGAGAACGCCGCCGCGGTGCAGGCCGAGCCCGAGGTGCCCGTGCAGCCCGCCGACGAGGCTGCCGAGGCCGCAAGCGCTGCGCCGGAGGCCCCCCTGCCGGCGGAGGGCGTGGAGACAGCTGCCGGTTCGGACGGATCGGACGGAAGCGAAGCCGGCGAGTCGGCCACCGACGCCGATGCCGATGCCGATGCCGACGGTGCGGCCGACGAGGGCGGCACCGCTCCCGAGCCGGAGGGCGGGGAGGCCGTCTCCGAGGCGGCCGTGAGCAATGAGACGGCAGTACCGGACACGGATGCCGTCCCGGATTCAGCACCTGCGCCCGCGCCCGCCTCTGTACCTGCGCCTGTACCTGCCGCTGTGCCTGAAGGCACCGCCGTCGACGCTCCGTCGGACGCCGTCCCCGTGGATACGGACGAGCCGCAGAACGGCATGCCCCAGGACGCCGTTCCCGCCGCGCCGCCCGCCTGGACTCCCCCGCCGGCCCCGCCGAGCGAGCTGCCTCCGCTGCCGCCGTCGTACCAGCCCGCAGCGCCCTCACCGGCGGCCGAGTGGCCGGCGCAGCCGCAGTCGGCCGATGCGGCGGCGCCCGCGCCTGCCCCGCAGCCGCCCGTCCTGCCGCAGGCGACCCCGCCCGCGGCGGACGGCTGGAACCCGCCCGCCCCGGCCGTACCGCAGCCCCCGGTCGCCGCACCGGCACCGGCTGCACAGCAGCCTCCTGCCCCGCAGCCGGGCTACGGCTTCCCGCACCCCGGTGACACACCGGCACCCACCCCACCGGCCACCCCCGGCGGCTACGGCTTCCCGCAACAGCACGCCGCGCCGGCAGCGCCCCCTGCCACCCCCAACACCCAACCCCCACCCACACCTTCGGCACCCCAGCCTCCCGCCGCCCCCCACTCACCCGGCGGCTACGGCTTCCCCCAGCCTCCTGCCGACGCCCACGCACCCGGCGGCTACGGCTTCCCCCAGCCCCCCACCGACCCCCACGCGCCCGGCGGCTACGGCTTCCCCCAGCCCGGCGGCGCCGCCGCCCCTACCCCACCGGCCACCCCCGGCGGCTACGGCTTCCCGCAACAGCACGCCGCGCCGGCAGCGCCCCCTGCCACCCCCAACGCCCAGCCGCACCCAGCACCGTCCGCACCCCAGCCCCCCACCGACCCCCACGCGCCCGGCGGCTACGGCTTCCCCCAGCCGCCCGCGCCCAACACCCCCGGCGGCTATGGCTTCCCCCAGCCCGGCGCCGAGCCGGCTCCCATCCCGCCGGCCACCGCCAGCAACTACGGCGTCCCCCAGCCCCCGGCTCCGCAGCCGCAGGCCCAGCCTCCCCAGAGTCGGCACGCCCCCGGGGCCCCGCAAGCGCCGCAGGTCCCCCAAGGACACCCGGGCTTCCCGCATTCCGGGATTCCGCAGCAGGTTGACGGGCAGGCCCCGGCCACCGCACCTCAGGGTTTCCCCGGGCAGTTCCCTCAGCCTCAGCCGGCACCGCACGCCCCGCAGGAACACGCCCCCGCGCCCGACGCAGCACAGGTCCCGCAGGTCCCGCAGGTCCCGCAGGTCCCGCAGGTCCCGCAGGTCCCGCAGGTCCCGCAGGTCCCGCAGGTCCCGCAGGTCCCGCAGCAGCCTGTCGACCCCCGGGCCGGGGCCGCCTGGCCGCAGCCCATTCAGCATGACCAGCGCCAGCCGGTGAACCCCGGCGCGGCGCCGCTGGGTTACACGGCCGCCGTGGAGCTGTCCTCCGACCGGCTGCTCAACAACAAGAAGCAGAAGGCGAAGAGCGGCCGGCCGGCCGCCGGATCCTCGCGCTTCAAGCTCGGCGGGAAGAAGGAGGAGGCCGAGCGGCAGCGCAAGCTGGAGCTGATCCGTACGCCGGTGCTGTCCTGCTACCGGATCGCGGTCATCAGCCTGAAGGGCGGCGTGGGCAAGACCACGACGACCACCGCGCTCGGCTCCACGCTCGCCACCGAACGCCAGGACAAGATCCTCGCGATCGACGCCAACCCGGACGCCGGCACGCTCGGCCGCCGGGTGCGCCGCGAGACCGGGGCGACGATCCGTGACCTCGTCCAGGCGATCCCGTACCTCAACTCGTACATGGACATCCGGCGGTTCACGTCCCAGGCCCCGTCCGGGCTGGAGATCATCGCCAACGACGTCGACCCGGCCGTCTCCACGACCTTCAACGACGAGGACTACCGGCGGGCCATCGACGTACTGGGCAACCAGTACCCGATCATCCTCACCGACTCCGGTACCGGTCTGCTCTACAGCGCCATGCGCGGTGTCCTCGACCTCGCCGACCAGCTCATCATCATCTCCACGCCGTCCGTGGACGGTGCGAGCAGCGCCAGTACGACGCTGGACTGGCTGTCCGCGCACGGGTACGCCGAGCTCGTCTCACGGTCCATCACCGTCATCTCCGGGGTGCGCGAGACCGGCAAGATGATCAAGGTCGACGACATCGTGTCGCACTTCGAGACCCGCTGCCGCGGTGTCGTCGTCGTACCGTTCGACGAACACCTGGCCGCCGGCGCCGAGGTCGACCTCGACATGATGCGGCCGAAGGTGCGGGAGGCGTACTTCAACCTCACGGCGATGGTCGCGGAGGACTTCATCCGCCACCAGCAGCGCCAGGGACTGTGGACCAGCGACGGCAACCCGCCGCCGGTGGCCGCCCCGCCCATGCCGGGCCAGCAGATGCCGGGGCAGCAGGTGCCCGGGCAGCAGGTGCCGGGGCAGCCGTACCCGCAGCAGCCCCAGGCGCCCCAGCCCGGCCAGCCGTACCCCCCGCAGGGACAGCAACCGCCGGCCCAGCCCTATCCGCAGCAGCCCGGTCAGCCGTACCCGCAACAACCGCAGCAGCCCCAGCAGCCGCACCCCGGGTATCCCGCGGCTCCCCCGGCCGGTTACGGCTACCCGCAGCACCCTCAGGCACCCCACCCCCAGGCTCCACAGCCCGGCCAGCCTCCGCAGCAGTAG